The Plasmodium coatneyi strain Hackeri chromosome 5, complete sequence DNA window tgtcaaaggggggaaataactCCTTAGAGAGAACTCCTCTGCGCCTATTGATGCGCTGGTGAAGGAACCCCATTTTGGTTTACTTTACCATGTCACATAATGCCAACTACAACGGTGAGGAACAAAATGCACTCCTCATATTTTAATGCTGTCGATTGGGATGATTATTTATGCCGCTCTGTGTCCAAGTCTCGGCGGGCAATTCAGCCAGCTAGACGACCTCGATCGCTTCGGTCACTTCAAACCACTTGGATCACCTCGACAAATGTACTGCCCCCTTTTGCAAAAACGTGAGTATGTGCAAAACGCGCGCTAATGAGCGGCATACCATTTAcacttttaaatttaaaaaaaaaaaaaaaaaaagcagcggCCGCAAAGCGatgcttcattttaaaaggggcAAAGAacttttcgcaaaaaaaaaaaaagaggccaCTGTGTGGACGTTCATTTGCACCTCCCCATCATTGCACTGCGCTACttgcaaagggaaaaaaaaaaaaaaaaaaaaaaaaaaaaaaaaaaaaaaaaaaaaatactcgcAGGGAGAGCACCTCCTTACAACATTTTTACGTTTACCAAATTTGTGTAGCATCGTAAGTGGTGAAGAAGagagtgcattttttttttatcttcttcccTCCAAATAGACCATTCGGATAGGAAATCGTAGGAAAGTCGCAAAAACTGGGACGCTTTCCTttaccccccaaaaaaaaaactgcatcCTCCTGCGAAGAGGCGACAAATCCACCCTCCATTACTGAGACAACCCATGTGGCCAAGGCGTACACGAAAACGCACCACTCTGTAGAAAGGAAACATGTCACGCGTCCCCCCCATTTGTTTGCCCGAAGAGATCAGCGGCGAAAATGTATATGCTATCGGATGAGGAGGTAGCCTACTCTAACAGTCTGTACAGTGGGGAAACCGGGACGGAGGCGAACGGTACTAGTGAGGAGCAGTCCCATGGATACGAACGGAGCCAACTCGACAGCTTCGACAGGACAGGTCATACACGTGGGAAGGCCTACACGTATAACAGATGGCGAAAACGCGCACATCAAAGTGTGAGCCAAAGTGAAGACCAAAGTGAAGGCCAAAGTGAATACCAACAGGAAGAGGACTACAGTGAGTATGGGCGTGAAAACCAGAATATGTACCAGCTTGAGTGTGAAAGTCCGCCCCAAGGGGAAGGCGAACTATTCAAGTACGTCTGCATAGCATCGATAGAGGACGCGGAAATTTTATTCAAGTGCAGCTTCCTTCCCCACGATTTGGACGCCGCCGCGAATTacaccataaaaaaaatattgggcgcttcgaaaaggaaattaaatcactgtaataaaaaaatgctcaaCTGGGACAACAAAATTATCTACTTCACAATTtgcgcggaaaaaaaaatggccttCTTCCTAATCGGACTGCATATGAAAGcttatttcaaaaattacGCATTCGAGTTTTTAAAGAAACTGGAAATATATACCAAGTCCGATTTATTTTCTGGCCAAAATTACAAAGCCAAAAATATTAACCCCTCCAAAATGCACACCACGGAAGCATTCTTACAACGCACAATTAAAGGCATAAATAAATGTTGCcgtgatgaaaaaattatagcaGTAAAACAAAAGCTACACAAAATAAATTCCGTCATGAATAATCACATCGATAATTTATACCAGTCCAGGGGAAATATAAAAGCGCTCAAATATAAGACGCAAGATATGTCCAAAAATACGTTGCACTTTGTtcaaaatagtaaaaaattgaaaagaattATGTTCGTGAAGTATTGGAAGACGTATGCCCTCCTGGCTTGTTTCGCCATCATAGGGTTTAAGGTCTACCGATCCATATGATGGAATTAGTTCTTTGCACTTTGTTTTGGAGGTGCAATCGGCTGACCAATGCATATTTATTACGTTCAGTTTTCTTCGACGTTGCAccgagggggggaaattggCCTCCCCCCAATCATTGTTTGTAGATTTCATTTTGTCTAGCAATACTAGCACGCCTGGTGCCAACGCGGTGCTAAGTTGCTTCTGATTTGTTAACTCCCTTTTCAACAAATGTtcatttcgctttttttgaaaactctccctttttaatcGAATGGCACATACATTGACGGGGTCCTCGCGGCAGGTCGAATGGAAACAAAAGCTGCGAGGAGGggaacttcttttttttttttttttttccattttccgcTCGTCCTAGTTTGCTCCTCCCGCACGCGCCTGCAAAACAGGGACGTTTCGAAGGATGCCGATTGGTCTTCCCCGTTCTTCTTTCGATCAACCAGAGCTGGAGGGGTAGTATTTTCAGTGACCCCACGAAGATGATGTTGCTTTTTTCTACACCCGTTTCGGTGTAAACACAGTAGATGATCCAACGTGTGTAGAGAGCTTGCTCATCCCATCCGTTTAGGCGATGTATTGCCCCCTGGGTCATTCCTGCTCGTCCTTCTGTGTACCCCCCTCGTTCACTGATTCAACCTGCTGGTCGTCTTCATTTCCTAGAAACCCCTCCTTCTCGATGGATTCACTTTGGGCATCCAACTCAAGCagcttcattttcttcttcttcttctcctgctTCAGTTGGTTAATAAATTTGtgaatttcctccttcagttCTGGCATGGGTACGAGCTGTTCCTTGCTGAGGGGTGCTCGGTTAAAGGGATCATTGGGTTCACTCATCAGGTGCCTCTCAATATTCTTCCGATCAATGACAATGCCAGATGTGGGTAGCAAAACGGGATCTAACATAATGTCTTGTAAAATCGGATCCAAATATTTATCCGGTATATCATCTACGTCGTCAAACAATTCTACTTCATCCTTCATGTCGATTATTTGTTGacagaaatttttaaatttattcaaGTCCTCTTTACGTAGTAGTCCTTCCCTCTTGCATATGTAGTAAGCCTTGTTGAATACCTCTGGCTTGTAGTACCTTCCTTCGTTAGCGATTTCTCTGGTAAGTAGCTCctcattctttttatccGAGTTTAGTAAAAAGAGGTACGATTCCACTATACTGGTGAGCCACAATTGGGGCCTAAAATTATACTGTTCCATGTTCTTCACCTTTATGTTTAAACACTTTGGTCCGACCAGATAATCGAAGTAACAATTCAGACAGGTAACTATTTGCGAAAGAATCGTATTCGACGTGACAATACTGTTTGGATAATTCTTACAaagaagatttaaaaaaatgcaagaCTTGTAACAGTAGGTAATAATCATCTTAGTCCTGGCTGCTAAATTTCTCATGCTTTCATTCGTTATGTCCGTTCCGACGTTGCCTCCCCCTCCGTCCTCATTATCACTGTTGTCACTGTTGTACGAATCGTTCATGTTAGCTGCACTGTCTTCCAAATCGCTTCCTCCGTAGGGGTTCAAAGCACTACTAGCACTAGCATTCGACACCCTACTGTTGCGTGTTGCGTTGGCGTAGGTATTTGAACTTCCTCCGGTGCCCGTATTGGTTGTCCCCCCCACAGTGGAGGTGTCCCCCCGCTCCTGGTCGTCCCTCTTCTTATCCTCCCGACGCTTAATCTCAGACAAGTAAGAGACCACCTCCTCCACCAAAAAGTTTACATCGTTCAATAGCAAATGAATCAAGTGCACGAACAAATTATTGTTCTTGATAACCAGCTGTGTAAACTGATCCACATAAATCTGGTTCAGAAATAGGctgttaaaattttccacgATGCGAACCCTAGTTTGCATCCTTTCCGTAtactcccccttttgagACGCAATAAAAACATACGTCAAtgattttattatatacttcCTCGTCAAATCAGATTcttctataatttttttcatgttgtCACTTCTGTACAGGTAGGTGAACGTCTTCGGAGCGGCTTCGCACCTGAGGTGGATGCTCTTTATGTGGTTCTCGCTCAGCATGGTGAAAATGCAAAAGGCTAGAAACAAGTCCACGTTTAGGTAACTCAGGAAATTTTCATTCCCTGGACTTTTAAATGTGTCCAATTCGTACAACAAGTAGATTATGTCAAATATATcatttaggaaaaaagtcgGGATGATGGAAAACTGGGGCGATGCAAAAAGGTGGTCATCCCCATCATGGGGATTCCTCCCTAAGTTATCACTTCCTGATTGTCCCTGTGCTCCATCCGTCCACCCATCTCCCTGTGGTAATTCCGCACGTCTGTCCTCCTCATCTCGCTTTTCGGCACCTTCCTGTGGTTCCTCCACTTGGCCCTCTGGCACATTCGCGCCAAGGGAGAGACTACCAAAAGTCTTACCCCTCCTAAAGTAATTCCTCTCATTGGGAGGAGGACACGACTTCAGCACCAGGTGGGTGAAGTTCCCATTATGCTCACTCAAACTGTTCATCATATCCATGCAGGCATTCCCTTCCATGTCGTACAAATATGCCACGTGCAAAAAGTACGCTATGCTCAGATGCAAGAACTTAAATAACAGCTGAATAAAACGAGAGCTGTACAAAAAAATCTTCCACGtatgtatattcatatagTAAAAATTCTTATCCTTTGCATTTGGAACTTCCTGCACAATCCTGATAAACTCATCAATGGCTGGTTTGAAGAAGACACTGAGAGACTTAAAGGTGATCCAAAAGATGGATGTTATAAATTTAGGTTCCTTTCTAAAAcattctgcattttttactttttcctttatcttcTCTACGTTGGATTTTTCCTCAAAGGAAGATTGGttggttatattttttaacagaAATTTAGAGAAAGGATCATCCctcaggaagaagaacaagtcAAAGTCGCTGATCTTGTTCATCGTGATGGGTTCACACAGACAGAGGAGAACCCAAAACATGTTCAGGCAAAAGCCGTAGGAATTCTCTCctaacaattttaaaaacaaccCGTATGATGCGTCTAACGATTGGGGGTATGTCGAATAGTGGTACATAATTTTCGTCTTCTTCTCATTCGAAATGATAATGCAAGCTAGCCATAGGAGGACTCGCTTCTTGCTTTCGGCACTTCCCTtaagtaaattttttataatttccacGCAGTTCTCCAGAATCCAGTCCGTGTCCCTCCTCAGCATGACATACGTATTTTTCAAAGCACCCAAGGTCATCTTATTCAGTGAATTTGTTGCACTGTTGTagaaatatttatacatagCAATTTCCTCCTTGTTCGTCACATTTGGCATGGTTATAACGGTGGGGGATAATAATCTCCCCAGGAGGCTATTCAGTTGGAGGTTATACCCGCACGAGTTTATTTCCTTATCCTTGCTACATGGTTTTTCTGGGGCGAACCCTCCATGGGTTGTAGAAATTGCAGCCTCCCCTGTAGCGCCCTCCACCCCGGACAAAGCACAGTCCCTTATCTTGTCCCTCAAATTGAGATGCAAAAAGATCGACTTACTATAAATTATATGTTCCGCAATTTGCTTAAAGCTGGAGAGAAACTTTAACAACACAGCCACATCATTTTTCGGATAGACcaaatttcttccattcaAATTTTCGAAAATGAGATCCACAAtgggggtaaaaaatttattcagtTGTTtatcctcctctttttcttcattcttatCATTCTGCTCAATGGCAAGCAGAAGCTTTTTTAAGAAACGAGAGGTGCATGAATCCTTCAGGAATTCATAAAAGGTGTTAACCCGTTCTTTTACTGGGATGTTTACCTCTGGGTACACCTCTAGATTTTCCaaataaattattacacTATTGATTAGCTGATTGTTTATCTCATTCGTTACATCTTCTAGCTGTTTACTCTCCAGCTGTAGATGTTTGAAGAGTGTTTTATCTGACAACCTAGATGAACAGGAACACAAATAAGTTAGGcagttcttcttctgcttatGCAGGTACGCTATTTTGTGTAGCAGGATAAAATATAAGTTTTCTatctgtaaaaaaaatggtggcttcttctctttttccgtTTCGATCAATTCCTTTTCGTACGACTCTAGGTGCACCTTGGTGGTGCTcgcctcctccttcctcagACATATTTGAAGGGCGCTCTGCAAAATCGCATCCTCTTTTACTTTGTCTAGCATtatctcttttcctttacgATGATGACAGATCAGTCTGTGTATGTGGGGACAGTGCGGCAGTCCTTCCCCCTTGCGTCCtacgttttttcccctttggtggGTACTCCGTTCGGCTCCCTCAAAGCTGGACGATCTGTGTGCACGAAaccgggggaaaaaaaggtcctAATACCGGGGATGTTAACCCTCCTTCGGCCaacacttttccttctgttatGTGTTCCCACCCTACACAGGTTTCTTCTCCCCTGTGTCGAAACAAGCTCCGCACTGTGTATCTCCTCTGCGATGATCAAATATATGCTCCTTCCAGCGTTTCCCCCCAAATTAAAATCGGTGTGCATCTATTCGTCAGTGCGGTGATGAGGCCTACGGAGGGATGCTGAAATGATATGTTACTTTACTGTTGCCCTCTTCGGAAAAGGTTGGgttattttttgttaccCCTCCTAGCTGCTTCACGTTTTTGCATTCTTCCGAACTCgttggcacattttttttttttttttttttcctttccttaaatCGCCAGTTTGgcactttattattttatttattttttttttttttcagcgcCTCCGTCCGACTTCAATTTCGCGTCCgttcgtccatttttttttattttggtgACGTACATGGcggcgtattttttttttacccatttggGCGGCTCTGTTTTTGGTGCGCCTGTTTTGTGCCCTATTTTTATCGGCCCCATATTTCCGCCCGTGTTTAAATCAGCCCCAATTTTAAACGCACCTGGGGGattatgcttttttctttttttttttttccccccctggcGATTTGTTCCCTCGTTGCGTAATCACCACTTGGAGATCCGCTTAAACGGCGCAAGTGCATACAAAGGAACCTAACGTAAAGAAATATACCatcaaaggaaaataatttttgcgAGATCCTACACGCAgagaaatttttacaaaacgaAACAGATGGTGGGTGGGTGTGCACAGGGATTGTATGAaaagttgctttttttttcttttctcgtACTTTCTATGCACCgttaacacttttttttttttttaaaaggaggtTGTcaatttttgtcctttttagGGGTCACACTGATTAGGCAGCCACACATGTAGAGGTGAAGAGGGACACCTAGATTGCTGTTCACCGGGATGACGAACCTATATGCAGGGGCACACACAGGTATGTACGACTATGTAGCTGCCCCTAAGTGGACATTGCCTTAACCATgaatgggggaaaagaaaaataaagttgcCGTCTTGTTGGTAGACCTATTTGTGTCTTCCTAGTAAGGACATGCTCGTTTatatgtgttcttttttttctccgtcTAAATTTGTTACGTAGATGGTATTCCTTTTTGGCCCCCCTTtatctcccccttttgcaaaaaggatCATTAGAAGGGGCACCTCTCCCATGGAAAACCTGCCACACCCCGTTATATGAACAAGCTGTGAGAGTGGGAAAGGACCCGACACATCGACTCTCCGGTGATCACTTCTTCACCTACTGTGTACCTTGCTGCGTCtacttttcccatttgtctACACATGTAGACTTCAATTTCGCTCGAGAGAGGCAAAACTTACTTCACCTGCGCTATGCGAATTAGCCACATTTGGGGATGCACTTCCCTACGATGCGTCCCACTCTTTGTCACACCACTAAACCTATAATAACACCCATTTGGTAACCTAACAAATAGAGTGAAAGAGAAAGCGGAGttataattttccttcctggcCGCTCACTCCTACAACTGGTACATtcaaaaagtttttttttttcttcttctaatgACTACCCCAGTATGTTACACCCAGAATGATAGAGGCGTAACTGTCATTCTCCCTACAGcacataatttaaaaagcttctgcgtatgtgtgtgtggggagTTAGTGCTTCTTATTAGTTCCTCATGGGAAGCGGCCcataatgtgcatatgcgCGGTGTTCAATGTTTCTTTCGTCACCCGTGCAGAGAAACTGGACGCATTCactagccttttttttttttttttttttttttttacgccttGCCTATCAGGAAAATGCATCCCTGTTTGCTTATCCAACagatcgttttttttttttttttttttccatcttgaGCATTACCTAATGGGAGCTAGGCATATGTTCCCCCTGTAAGAGAAGTTAACATTAGAATAATTTTGATACACTCATGggagtttcttttttttttttctagtgAGTGATGCACTAGGAGGGATTGACCTGGCCTGTTAGAAGATGGCACTGAACATGTACAGCACACCccctgggggggaaaaaagaacaaaataaaataactataataataataatagtgtgAAAGTAGAACGCAGCGAGGTGGCAACCCACCCACtagaaacataaaaaatggcgcACCTGCAATTTTCACCCCATCTTGCAGACTGCAAAGACTGATCACTTCGCTCCTGCGGGGTCTCATCAGCGTCAAGCACATATGTAAAATCGAAAAGGCAAACATATGAAATAACCTGCATTCGGGTGGAAATTACCCTCGTTCGTGTCTGCGAACATGCACCCCTCACATGCATATGCAAACCCTAGCCTAACGTGTGCATGCCcaattttcccccctcccaaGCCATAATCATGGACGGCAACAGGCGATTcgcgaaggaaaagggagtCCACTCCTCTCTGGGGCACTACATGGGATCGAAAGCGCTCATCCAAGTTAGCATGTCTAAGCGTAGGAATTTTCGTGCACGCGTAAGCGCACAATACCAGGTGCTCATATGACCGCTTATTCGAAGCATCGATTAGGAAAAACCACCTCACCCCTACCACTTCACCTCTCACCCAGATCATAGAAATATGCATTAGGTTGAACATAAGGGTCCTGTCCGTCTTTTCGCTTTCCCTGCTGAATTATAACAGAAGCCCCGAAGAAATacacttcctcttttatCTAAATCTCCTCATTTTGATTAACGAGGAGTTTTTCATGTAAGTGCATTGCTTTCGGTTCGACGTGCTCATGCGAGTACACGGTTCGGGGGGGCTATACCAAATGTTAGTCCCacgtaaatttttcaaacacGCAAACGGTTTTACCTTCCCATCAGGAATTTCATAAGGGACAACAAAATTAGAATCAAAGTAATTGGAAACCTTTCTTACATCAGCGAAGCTTACAGAAAAATTATCTACGACATTGAACAGAAGACGGAGCAGTTTGACAAGTAAGCTACAGAAAAGACGACCCTGCTGAAATGtctataaatttttttttttttttcacaccttTGTGTGCCTCGTCAGTGCACACTTACAGAAGCACTTCACAGTCGTTGGCATCATCACATGTGCACTAGGCAGATACTTGCGTGAATCATTCATTTCCCCACCTCCTCCCCTTGTCATCCGTAGCCTTCTCCTGAACATCTTCTTTTCCTACACCAGTAGAAACGAAATGAGTCTGTGCAAATTCAATCCCAATTTGTACTTCAATACTTATAAGAGCCTGCTGGAGGAGCGGGAAATACTCTGTACTCCCTCCTCTACATTAACAGAGCAGGACGACCCAGACAAATGTGATTATTTAGAGAGCATACtgaagaatgaaaggaatgACCCCTATAAGTTGTTCGAGGTGGAGTGTATATGTGGAGGACGCTCTTTCCTAAATCGGGAGCAAATCAAAATGTAtcttaaaaagaagggaaaataaataatgataaCGCAAATGATGCTACTATATATTTGTCTTCCCCCTGAAGAAGCCAAAGCTCGGGGGAATGTGTTTATTGGAAAATCCCGACCGTTCACCTGCACacgttatattttttaaccatTCTGAATTCATTACCCCCACCTCACAGAGTCAATTACCATAAGAAGCTCCTCACTTGCAACCTGCCCCCTCCGAACATTTTGATACGGACGTCCGGCGAGAAGAGGCTGTCGGACTTTATGCTATACCAAGTTaggcatacaaaaaaaaaaaaggaagcatttttataaaattgcGCACAAGTACACCATCACGTGTGCAGACCTTCACGCCATAAATGCAAACACCCCCTCGTCAAAAGAGCAGCTCGTAAACTTCACCCCCTACCCCATTTCCCTCCCTAATTTGCAGATTTCTGAATTTACAGAAATTTACTTCATCAATGAGTACTGGCCAATGTTCAGCTTTTtgcagttcatatatgtcaTCTTGCACTACACCATTTTCCAGACAACGAAATTGGATTTTTCCTACTCCAATCCGTGTCCACACTGATTGATTATTCTGtcagtttattttgttactttagtatattattttatttcatttttttgatacCTTTTTATGTCCTGCTCCTTCTGACCTTCCTTGCGACCATTTGTTaattgtccccttttttaaaaagactCCCCCTTAAAACGATACTTAATTAATACCCCTAGACGAATCGCCCATCCACTGATGGAAGggaatttttcacataaaaGTGATTAAGGTCTGTCATTAACTGATGCGTGTAGATTGACGACGGGGCATGAGCGAACCCCCCCGAGTGAAAATAGCTTATGTTGTTTCATTTAAGACGATACTAAAAcaaagttacaaaaaaaaagatgaggCACACGAGCGTGTGCGTCTGCGTGGAAAGGCGCAAAGGGGACTCAAATGAAACGAAAAAGACGACATAATGATAGCGAAATAAAAACGATGTGACAACGAAATGATGGCCAAAATGAGAACGCAAATAAACAAAACGGCAAAATTGGCGACGAACGTGAAATCACTCACGACGTGCCAGAAAGGATGAATCACCCCAGAGGTCGGCTGATCAAAAATGTAGAGCTGTTCACAGAAATGTGCCGCCctgggttaaaaaaaaaaaaaaaaaaaaaaaaaaaaacttcagaATGTGTACTTCcttgtacacattttttataaaaatatatgaacaggtcataTTTTTCAGGCAGttagccattttttgcaaattttttcaagaaaaatatgaacgggtcataatttttaatgctccgcttgcacacattttttttgttgttgctcCACCCGAGTCCCCACTCTTCACAGAATAATCGGTGGTTCCATAAACACACACGGGATGTAATCGTTCAAATGGTTATACGCAAAATGAGGACCCAAATTAATTTTCGCCGAAGCACCCATGTACAAACTCACAGACGGATGATAAAACCCTTCATAAATATCAACAAAAGCGTTCTTCTTTATTTGCCCatttagggagaaaaaaatagatgaaCCGTAGTTTTTCTTTAAGACGGGTGGATCTTTTGGATCACATAGAATGCCATTTTGCAAATAttcatacaattttttatctGATCTTGGATCAAAGTTATAcgtatttttgttctttaaatTTAAGTAGCACCCAATGATATCACCTACTTTAATTGGTTCCATGCAGTCGTAACTTATGGAGTTGttaaaaattcttccatttttgctattGACGCAGTAGCTATATTTGTCTGTTCCTATGGGATAGTCATACCTCATGTATCTGCAAGCGAAACCAACTCTTATATATGGGTTTACCTTTATCACTTTGTCCTTATAACCTAAGAACTGGAAATTTTGCACAGgttcttcaatttttatttcgtaGTACCATTTTCCGATGTCTGCCCCATTATTCACGAAAACACTGGACCATCCTTTGTCTCCATAACAGGTGAGCTTATCGCTGCTTAAATTCACACAGCTGTCTTTATATTTGGTGGAGAACGTCAcattatttttgcttctgtATTTGCTATAATcaataaaatatttgtagctttcctttttcttgttatTCGCTTCTGGTTGTGCATGTGTCTCTTTTGCATCGTTATTAATCCTAACGTGTTCATTCGGTTTGTCCTTcgccttttcctccttactGGCGTCACTTTGTGCTAGTTCGGTTTTGCTACTTTCTCCTGCTTCGACtccttgttcttctttaGCATCTCCAGTGGTCGCTAGCTTATCGACCCCCTTGATGTTCTTTTCGATGTGATTGGCACAACTGATGTCTCCATCCCCTGTTTTCGCATGCTTGTTCATGCCACCAATAGTTGACTTTTCCATCAAGTCAATTTTATCAACATTGGGGGCACTGCTCATGCCGTCAAGGGTCCTGTCCATTTGGTACCGTTCTTCCACTGCTTCCGCTTTTCTCTTCTTATCAGAGCTAGCGCCAGTGATTAGCGTATTCGCGGCAGATTTGCATGCACTGTTCGCACcattttttgcgtttccACTTTGAGTAAAAGGTTGTCCCTTTTCGGCTCCATCTTTATCCGAATTGTGATAACTGGTGCTCACTACCTCTTGCACATTCCCCTTTGGCGAATCCATC harbors:
- a CDS encoding Ubiquitination-mediated degradation component, yielding MLDKVKEDAILQSALQICLRKEEASTTKVHLESYEKELIETEKEKKPPFFLQIENLYFILLHKIAYLHKQKKNCLTYLCSCSSRLSDKTLFKHLQLESKQLEDVTNEINNQLINSVIIYLENLEVYPEVNIPVKERVNTFYEFLKDSCTSRFLKKLLLAIEQNDKNEEKEEDKQLNKFFTPIVDLIFENLNGRNLVYPKNDVAVLLKFLSSFKQIAEHIIYSKSIFLHLNLRDKIRDCALSGVEGATGEAAISTTHGGFAPEKPCSKDKEINSCGYNLQLNSLLGRLLSPTVITMPNVTNKEEIAMYKYFYNSATNSLNKMTLGALKNTYVMLRRDTDWILENCVEIIKNLLKGSAESKKRVLLWLACIIISNEKKTKIMYHYSTYPQSLDASYGLFLKLLGENSYGFCLNMFWVLLCLCEPITMNKISDFDLFFFLRDDPFSKFLLKNITNQSSFEEKSNVEKIKEKVKNAECFRKEPKFITSIFWITFKSLSVFFKPAIDEFIRIVQEVPNAKDKNFYYMNIHTWKIFLYSSRFIQLLFKFLHLSIAYFLHVAYLYDMEGNACMDMMNSLSEHNGNFTHLVLKSCPPPNERNYFRRGKTFGSLSLGANVPEGQVEEPQEGAEKRDEEDRRAELPQGDGWTDGAQGQSGSDNLGRNPHDGDDHLFASPQFSIIPTFFLNDIFDIIYLLYELDTFKSPGNENFLSYLNVDLFLAFCIFTMLSENHIKSIHLRCEAAPKTFTYLYRSDNMKKIIEESDLTRKYIIKSLTYVFIASQKGEYTERMQTRVRIVENFNSLFLNQIYVDQFTQLVIKNNNLFVHLIHLLLNDVNFLVEEVVSYLSEIKRREDKKRDDQERGDTSTVGGTTNTGTGGSSNTYANATRNSRVSNASASSALNPYGGSDLEDSAANMNDSYNSDNSDNEDGGGGNVGTDITNESMRNLAARTKMIITYCYKSCIFLNLLCKNYPNSIVTSNTILSQIVTCLNCYFDYLVGPKCLNIKVKNMEQYNFRPQLWLTSIVESYLFLLNSDKKNEELLTREIANEGRYYKPEVFNKAYYICKREGLLRKEDLNKFKNFCQQIIDMKDEVELFDDVDDIPDKYLDPILQDIMLDPVLLPTSGIVIDRKNIERHLMSEPNDPFNRAPLSKEQLVPMPELKEEIHKFINQLKQEKKKKKMKLLELDAQSESIEKEGFLGNEDDQQVESVNEGGTQKDEQE
- a CDS encoding Dehydrodolichyl diphosphate synthetase — translated: MDGNRRFAKEKGVHSSLGHYMGSKALIQIIEICIRLNIRVLSVFSLSLLNYNRSPEEIHFLFYLNLLILINEEFFMNFIRDNKIRIKVIGNLSYISEAYRKIIYDIEQKTEQFDNLLLNIFFSYTSRNEMSLCKFNPNLYFNTYKSLLEEREILCTPSSTLTEQDDPDKCDYLESILKNERNDPYKLFEVECICGGRSFLNREQIKIVNYHKKLLTCNLPPPNILIRTSGEKRLSDFMLYQISEFTEIYFINEYWPMFSFLQFIYVILHYTIFQTTKLDFSYSNPCPH